DNA from Fortiea contorta PCC 7126:
GGGGCGGAAATAGATGTCCAACTCAGTGAGGAGGGGGCAAAAGACCGAGAAGAAACAATTGAAACGATTCGTAAAGAGTTTGAAAAAATTCCCGGAGTCGCTACCAATATCGGCGGGTTTATTTCGCACCGGATGGATGAGGTACTCTCAGGTGTACGGAGTGCGATCGCTGTGAAAATTTATGGCCCCGATTTAGAACAACTCCGCACCCTTGGTCAACAAGTACAATCAGCTATGAGCGAGGTTTCGGGTCTAGTAGATTTGCAACTAGAACCGCAAGTACCGATTAAACAGGTACAAATTCAATTTGACCGCGACGCAGCAGCCCGCTATGGTTTAACTATTGGCGAATTGTCAGAGATAGTAGAAACTGCACTGAATGGGCGAGTCGTTTCCCAAGTATTGGAGCAACAACAAACCTTTGATATGGTGGTTTGGTTGCAAGAAAAATACCGTAACAATATTGAAATTATCGGTAATTTGCTAGTTGATACACCCAACGGACAAAAAATTCCCTTAGCTCAAGTCGCAAAAATCAACTATGGTACAGGCCCCAATACCATCAACCGCGAAAATGTATCCCGCTATATTGTTGTATCCAGCAACGTAGGTGGACGAGATTTAGGTTCTGTAATTAAGGATATTCGGGAGAGAGTTAAGCAACAGGTGCAATTACCCTCTGGATATTTTATTGAATACGGCGGTCAATTTGAAGCACAAGAAGGAGCGACAAAAACTTTACTTTCGGCTGGTGGATTAGCTTTTGTTGCGATCGCAGTCATACTTTACTTTGCCGTCAAGTCAATTCCTGCAACCATCATGATTTTAATTAATTTACCCTTGGCGTTAATTGGTGGTGTGGTTTCCATTGCCTTGACAAGTGGCATCATTTCCGTAGCTTCAATGGTAGGATTTATTACTCTATTTGGTGTGGCAGCACGTAACGGACTTTTGTTGGTTGAGAACTACAATGCAAGATTGGCAGAAGGACAACCTTTACCGCAGGTTTTGATGGAAGGTTCGATGGAACGCTTGACTGCTATTTTAATGACAGCGTTAGCATCTGCTCTGGGTATGGTGCCATTGGTAATTGGTAGTGGCGCTGGAAAGGAAATTCTTCAGCCACTAGCCGTTGTAGTATTAGGTGGATTGTTTACCTGTACCGCTTTAACCCTGTTAGTACTTCCAGCTTCCTATGTGCAGTTTAGGAGATTCTTAGTACCAAGAAAAGCTGAACCAATTATTCAGTCAGAAATTGCACGAGAAGCCGGAGCTTAGTAAAGCGGGCGCGGAATTTGAAATGAGCTAGCCCCGCTACACTAACGGAATTAGGAATTCCTAATTCCTATACCGCAAGGGCTTCATTGATTTTAAATGGGTGCTTTACTTACGCCGTACTGTACTAGTTTTTAATTCACAAAACATCAAGGAGTTTGAATTAATGAAATTTCTGAAAACCAGTTTAGTAATTGTTAGCAGTGTAGGATTAATTTTTTTGGGTGCTTGTAATGGTGGGAATCAAGCTGCTAACTCGGAAAGTGCTACCAAGACAGCAACTACAGAAACAGCTGTCAAAACTGAACCCGTTGCTAAAACTGGGGAAGCGCATAATGAAAAAGGCGATCAATCTAATAATGGAGAGCATAAGGGTCAAGTTATAGAGTCGGGCAAATATCATTTAGAGTTCAAACCAGATATAGAAAAAGATTCTACTCATTTAGATATAAGCGTACACGGCGAGCAGGACAAAGCAATTACTGATGCGAAGCTCACGGCTCAAGTTCAGCTACCAGATGGCAGTAACAAAACCCTACAAGTTCCTTATAATAACGACGAGAAGCAATATTCAGCAAAGCTACCTGCAACTGCAACGGGAGAGTATAAAGTTGTGATTCAAACGGATGTCAAAGGTGAAAAATTTAATGGTCGCTTTACCTTCAAGCGATAATTAATAGCAAGTGGTAGCAATAAGATAACGTCAAAACCTAGAAGTTCTTTCGCCATTGGTAACGCTTTAAGGATAGTATTAATGTCTCACAATCACAGTCATAGTCACGGATACAGCCACGAACCGACTAATTACAACCGTGCCTTCATTATTAGCGTTGCTCTCAACACTGGATTTGTTGTCATTGAAGTAGTTTATGGGTTGGCTGCCAATTCCCTTGCCCTACTTGCCGATGCTGGTCACAATTTGAGTGATGTTCTAGGTTTGTTACTTGCCTGGGGAGCAAGCTTCCTCGGTCGTCGCCAACCAACGCAACGCCGCACTTACGGGTTACGTCGCTCTTCTATTTTGGCAGCTCTATTAAACGCTATCCTCGTACTTGTAGCTTCTGGCGCTGTTGCCTGGGAAGCCATACAGCGTTTTGCTCAACCTAGTCCAGTATCAGGTAGTACAATTATCGGCGTGGCTGCGGTAGGTATTGCCATCAATATGGGAAGTGCTTTAATGTTCTTGTCGGGTCGTGAAAGAGACTTGAATATTAGGGGAGCCTTTATTCACTTAGTTGCTGACGCGGCGGTGTCTTTGGGTGCAGTCCTAGCTGGTATTGCGATTGTTACCACTGGTTGGCTATGGTTTGACCCTGTTGTGAGTTTGATGATTGTTGTCGTGATTGTTGTCAGTACTTGGCAATTATTCCAAGAATCTTTCAACTTGGTTACGGATGCCGTACCAGCAGGTATTGAACCACTTGCAGTCCGTACATTTTTGGCTGAACTTCCTGGTGTATCTAGTGTTCATGACTTGCACATCTGGGCGATGAGTACCACAGAAACAGCTCTCACTGCTCACTTAATTATGCCTGCTGGAAATCCTAGTGATGCTTTTTTAGTTCAGGTAAATCAACAACTTCACGACCATTTTGGTATCGAACACACTACAATTCAGATAGAAACAGGCGATCCAAGTTATCCATGTCCTCTTGCTCAAGAAAACGTGGTTTAAATCAATTTAGTTGAGTATGTGGATAGAGAATTTGGTGGCGATCGCATTTAGAGCAATTACTGTGACCGAATACCTAATCATCTTAGCTTTGTGAGAACAAATCCCCAAAGTAATAGTTATTTAAGTAAAATTGCTGATTTTAATATATACCAAAATAACTAAATTTAGAAACAATTCTATAAAATACTGATTTTTCATCTTAATTTCATCATGTTTTTGTAAAGTAGAGTTTAGAGATTTAAAGGGTAAATCTTATAGCTCTTTAAAATACCACAGTTGTCTCACTAAATTATGGGTGCAACTATAATTTTGATGCTTATAAATTAAGATGAAATCAAAGTCATCATCTCAAAAGATGAGCTTTATTCCTCGCTCTATCCTGCGGACGATAGGAAAATTTCAACAGACTTTAGATCCAAATGCCGAAGCAAAGGTTATTGAAGAGTTTCGCACTTCTCGAC
Protein-coding regions in this window:
- a CDS encoding cation diffusion facilitator family transporter, whose protein sequence is MSHNHSHSHGYSHEPTNYNRAFIISVALNTGFVVIEVVYGLAANSLALLADAGHNLSDVLGLLLAWGASFLGRRQPTQRRTYGLRRSSILAALLNAILVLVASGAVAWEAIQRFAQPSPVSGSTIIGVAAVGIAINMGSALMFLSGRERDLNIRGAFIHLVADAAVSLGAVLAGIAIVTTGWLWFDPVVSLMIVVVIVVSTWQLFQESFNLVTDAVPAGIEPLAVRTFLAELPGVSSVHDLHIWAMSTTETALTAHLIMPAGNPSDAFLVQVNQQLHDHFGIEHTTIQIETGDPSYPCPLAQENVV